A part of Aspergillus flavus chromosome 1, complete sequence genomic DNA contains:
- a CDS encoding alpha-isopropylmalate synthase (2-isopropylmalate synthase): MPMLKDPSKKYKRFKPLHLPDRQWPNKVIEKAPRWLATDLRDGNQSLPDPMDGEQKFRFFKMLVDIGYKEIEVSFPSASQTDFDFTRRLVETPGVVPDDVWLQVLSPCREDLIRRTVDSLKGAKKAILHIYLATSPCFRRIVFNMDKQKSLEMAVRCTKFARSITKDDPSTAGTEWHFEFSPETFSDTEPEFAAQVCQAVKEAWGPTEEAPIIFNLPATVEMSTPNVFADQIEYFCRHVSEREKYVVSIHPHNDRGCAIAAAELAQMAGAQRVEGTLFGNGERTGNVDLVTLALNLYTQGITPNVDFSDINAVIKVVEESNKIPVNERWPYGGQLVVCAFSGSHQDAIKKGFKLRDDATAASDEEVQWEIPYLPLDPQDIGRTYEAVIRVNSQSGKGGAAWVILRSLELDLPRALQVEFSKIVQKKSEEVSRELRASEIVGLFEEAYHLKSNPRFNLVDYNITTDRSTSPAPPEPGKALNTKNLKRRFTGVIEIDGVQHAITGVGPGAISSLAGALSTLGIDLDVVDYKEHSIGLGREVKAATYIQCTAAGSKEQVWGVGIHQDVVQASLIALLSAASSFLTSRAGSPAPFRPIRSNTLTDEDLQALETLTGSSDLATNLAKAANGSSKSQVDIDALTRQAESQ, from the exons ATGCCGAT GCTCAAAGATCCCTCAAAAAAGTACAAGCGGTTTAAGCCGCTGCATCTCCCCGATCGCCAATGGCCCAACAAGGTCATCGAAAAGGCTCCCCGGTGGCTGGCCACCGATCTAAGAGATGGCAATCAGAGCTTGCCTGATCCAATG GATGGTGAACAAAAATTCCGCTTCTTTAAAATGCTCGTCGATATCGGCTACAAGGAGATCGAAGTTTCATTCCCATCTGCCTCACAAACAGACTTCGACTTCACCAGGCGTCTGGTGGAGACTCCTGGCGTCGTTCCAGATGATGTATGGCTCCAGGTTCTGTCCCCTTGTCGTGAGGACCTCATCCGCCGCACGGTGGACTCTCTGAAGGGTGCGAAGAAGGCTATCCTGCACATTTACCTAGCTACAAGCCCATGCTTCCGTCGAATTGTCTTCAACATGGACAAGCAGAAGAGTTTGGAAATGGCTGTCCGCTGCACCAAGTTCGCACGTTCGATCACTAAGGATGACCCCTCGACCGCCGGTACCGAGTGGCACTTCGAGTTCTCCCCCGAAACCTTCTCTGACACGGAGCCCGAGTTCGCTGCTCAGGTTTGCCAGGCCGTCAAGGAGGCTTGGGGTCCTACAGAGGAGGCTCCCATTATCTTTAACCTGCCCGCGACAGTAGAAATGTCGACCCCCAACGTTTTTGCGGACCAGATTGAGTACTTCTGCCGTCATGTGTCGGAGCGAGAGAAGTACGTCGTCTCCATTCACCCGCATAACGACCGTGGCTGTGCCATTGCGGCCGCTGAGCTGGCTCAGATGGCCGGCGCGCAGCGTGTGGAAGGCACTCTGTTCGGAAACGGTGAAAGAACGGGTAACGTTGACCTGGTCACTTTGGCTCTCAACCTCTACACACAGGGTATCACCCCCAATGTTGACTTCTCCGATATCAACGCTGTCATCAAGgttgttgaagaaagcaataaAATCCCTGTCAACGAACGGTGGCCCTACGGCGGTCAGCTGGTTGTTTGCGCTTTTAGTGGAAGTCACCAAGATGCTATCAAGAAAGGCTTCAAGCTTCGTGATGATGCCACGGCAGCGTCAGATGAGGAAGTTCAATGGGAAATTCCTTACCTCCCCTTGGATCCTCAAGATATTGGCAGAACTTATGAGGCTGTTATTCGTGTCAACTCCCAGAGTGGCAAGGGTGGTGCTGCTTGGGTCATCTTGCGCAGCTTGGAGCTGGATCTCCCACGCGCCTTGCAGGTCGAGTTCAGCAAGATCGTTCAAAAGAAGTCGGAAGAGGTCAGCCGGGAGCTGCGGGCAAGCGAGATTGTCGGCCTTTTCGAAGAGGCATACCACCTCAAGTCCAACCCCCGCTTCAACCTGGTCGACTACAATATCACCACGGACCGCTCAACATCCCCGGCACCCCCCGAGCCTGGCAAAGCGCTGAACACCAAGAACCTGAAACGGCGCTTCACTGGTGTCATCGAGATCGATGGTGTTCAGCACGCTATTACTGGTGTTGGTCCTGGTGCTATCTCCTCTTTGGCTGGCGCCTTGTCCACCCTCGGCATCGATCTCGACGTTGTCGACTACAAGGAACACTCCATTGGTTTGGGTAGGGAGGTGAAGGCCGCAACGTACATCCAGTGCACTGCGGCCGGTAGCAAGGAGCAGGTCTGGGGTGTTGGTATCCACCAGGACGTTGTCCAGGCCAGTTTGATCGCTTTGCTCAGTGCTGCTAGCTCG TTCCTGACTAGTCGTGCCGGTTCTCCTGCTCCCTTCCGCCCTATCCGCTCCAACACCCTCACAGATGAGGATCTGCAAGCCCTAGAGACCCTCACCGGCTCCAGCGATCTTGCCACCAACCTGGCTAAGGCTGCTAACGGCAGTTCTAAGTCCCAGGTCGATATTGATGCCCTGACGAGACAAGCCGAGAGCCAGTAA
- a CDS encoding P-loop containing nucleoside triphosphate hydrolase protein, protein MPAPPATRLFAIGFVVGWMAPFKFAAMLISTITLSLMGRRIQMAYAPYDDFVLTLSDDENDVFSGINEDGDDHLDEETAKSTTKKRKRDTAETTQSKNKKQKQQKQSKNGKQQKKVEEAASEPEEGSEEEEDAGEDDGALNSDFEFDVGAAAQKDVVEGFDGWGLDETKDGAKKNGDKQGVDIDEIISRRQAKKEAQLKKKPKKQEVESEDEGSGNEDDASDGGMSVDFQDDELMAEDGFGMGADGEDESGQSDAQESGSEDEHAGSDSEDSDDDDDDAASDNDSVATPVQHPDDVASDNDGSDIESEVDAEEEAKRKAFFAPEEQTSEQSAAELSKKSFQEFNLSRPILRGLAAVNFTNPTPIQRKTIPVALLGKDIVGSAVTGSGKTAAFVVPILERLLFRPRKVPTSRVAILMPTRELAVQCYNVATKLATYTDITFCQLVGGFSLREQENILKKRPDVIIATPGRFIDHMRNSASFTVDTLEILVLDEADRMLEDGFADELNEILTTIPKSRQTMLFSATMTDSVDKLIRVGLNRPVRLMVDSKKNTSMNLIQEFVRLRPGREDKRLGYLLHLCKEVYTGRVIVFFRQKKEAHRVRIAFGLLGLKAAELHGSMSQEQRIRSVENFREGKVSFLLATDLAARGLDIKGVETVINYEAPQSHEIYLHRVGRTARAGRSGRACTIAAEPDRKVVKAAVKASKAQGAKVASRVVDPAVADRWAQKAKDLEEEINAVLEEEKIEKQLAQAEMQVTRSENMIKHEAEIMSRPKRTWFASEREKILSKKAGAAELNGLDSVKSKKEKVRLSNKDKKRLDDSRQRNEGNIGWKKGKVDRESQKQGKIQKGKKENKKKGKK, encoded by the exons ATGCCTGCTCCTCCAGCTACGAGGCTTTTCGCGATTGGTTTCGTCGTTGGCTGGATGGCACCATTCAAATTTGCTGCTATGCTGATATCTACCATCACGCTTTCTTTGATGGGACGGCGCATCCAGATGGCATACGCACCAT ACGACGATTTCGTGCTTACACTCTCCGATGACGAAAACGATGTATTCAGCGGCATCAACGAGGATGGGGACGACCATTTAGACGAAGAAACGGCGAAGTCAACCAccaagaagcgcaagaggGACACGGCGGAGACAACACAAAGCAAGAAcaagaaacagaagcaaCAGAAGCAATCTAAAAACGGAAAACAACAGAagaaagttgaagaagctgcatCTGAACCGGAGGAAGGCtcagaggaggaggaggatgctGGGGAGGATGACGGGGCGCTGAATTCGGATTTCGAGTTTGATGTCGGCGCTGCGGCTCAGAAGGATGTGGTGGAAGGGTTCGATGGATGGGGATTAGATGAGACGAAGGATGGCGCAAAGAAGAATGGCGATAAACAGGGAGTGGATATTGACGAGATCATATCGAGAAGgcaagcgaagaaagaggctcagttgaaaaagaagccgaagaaacaGGAGGTTGAGAGCGAAGACGAGGGCAGTGGAAACGAGGATGATGCCTCGGATGGAGGCATGTCTGTGGATTTCCAGGACGATGAATTGATGGCTGAAGATGGTTTCGGCATGGGTGCTGACGGCGAGGATGAGAGCGGGCAGTCTGATGCTCAAGAGTCGGGCAGCGAAGACGAGCATGCAGGCAGCGATTCTGAGGAtagcgatgatgacgacgatgatgctGCCTCTGACAACGACTCTGTCGCAACTCCCGTCCAGCATCCCGATGATGTTGCTTCAGACAATGATGGCTCAGATATCGAGAGTGAGGTCgatgcggaagaagaagcaaaacgCAAGGCCTTTTTCGCACCTGAGGAGCAGACCAGTGAACAATCTGCAGCTGAGCTGTCTAAGAAGTCATTCCAGGAATTCAACCTATCCCGACCCATTCTGCGTGGATTGGCAGCGGTCAACTTCACAAACCCGACTCCTATCCAGCGCAAGACTATCCCCGTGGCGCTTCTCGGCAAGGATATCGTTGGTAGTGCAGTGACTGGTTCAGGAAAGACGGCTGCCTTCGTTGTTCCCATCCTCGAGCGCCTTCTGTTCCGCCCCCGAAAGGTCCCTACTAGCCGTGTTGCGATCCTGATGCCCACTCGTGAATTGGCTGTCCAGTGCTACAATGTGGCTACTAAACTTGCTACATATACTGATATCACGTTCTGTCAGCTTGTTGGTGGTTTCAGTCTCCGTGAACAAGAGAATATCCTGAAGAAGCGCCCTGATGTGATCATTGCCACGCCTGGTCGTTTCATTGACCACATGCGTAACTCGGCGAGCTTCACCGTTGATACCCTCGAGAttttggtcttggatgaAGCCGATCGGATGCTGGAGGATGGTTTCGCAGATGAGCTGAACGAAATTCTGACTACCATTCCGAAGTCACGGCAGACGATGCTCTTTTCGGCAACCATGACCGACTCAGTCGACAAGCTTATTCGAGTGGGACTTAACCGGCCTGTACGACTGATGGTTGACTCTAAGAAGAACACCTCCATGAACCTGATTCAGGAATTTGTGCGTTTACGACCTGGAAGGGAGGATAAGCGATTGGGATACCTTCTTCACCTATGCAAGGAAGTCTACACGGGACGAGTCATAGTGTTCTTCcggcaaaagaaagaagcacATCGTGTACGGATTGCCTTTGGGCTCCTTGGATTGAAAGCTGCTGAGCTTCATGGTAGCATGAGTCAAGAACAG CGTATAAGAAGCGTTGAAAATTTCCGTGAGGGCAAGGTCTCTTTCCTGCTGGCTACCGATCTGGCGGCCCGTGGTTTGGATATTAAAGGGGTGGAAACGGTCATTAACTACGAAGCTCCTCAAAGCCATGAGATCTACCTGCATCGAGTCGGTCGTACTGCTCGTGCCGGTCGCTCTGGTCGAGCCTGCACGATCGCTGCCGAGCCAGATCGCAAGGTGGTTAAGGCAGCTGTCAAGGCTAGCAAGGCGCAGGGCGCCAAGGTCGCGAGCCGAGTTGTCGACCCAGCCGTCGCCGACAGATGGGctcagaaggccaaggatcTTGAGGAAGAAATTAACGCAGTGCtcgaagaggagaagatagAAAAGCAGCTGGCGCAAGCGGAGATGCAGGTGACCAGGAGTGAGAATATGATTAAGCACGAAGCGGAAATTATGTCGCGACCAAAGCGCACATGGTTTGCAAGTGAACGTGAAAAGATTCTCTCAAAGAAGGCCGGAGCCGCAGAGCTTAATGGACTGGATTCTGTGAAAtcgaaaaaggagaaggtgaGACTAAGCAATAAGGACAAGAAGCGTCTTGACGACTCCCGCCAGCGTAACGAAGGAAATATTGGAtggaagaagggcaaggtgGACCGAGAATCTCAGAAGCAAGGGAAGATTcagaagggcaagaaggagaataaaaagaagggcaagaaatga